From Leucoraja erinacea ecotype New England chromosome 29, Leri_hhj_1, whole genome shotgun sequence:
caacttctacagatgcggcgtggacaacattttatcaggatacatcacagcttgagtttgggaacagctccatcccagaCCGTAAGAAACGGCGGAGGATTGTGGATAGGGCCCAGCCCATCACGCAAAACcagcttcccttccattgactccacctccgcttcacgctgccttggctaggccagcagcatagtcaaggaccagcctcaccctggtcactccatcttctcccctctcccatcaggcaagagggagagagaagtgtgaaaacgcacacctccagattcagagacggcTTCTTCCTGCAACTGAAACTTTCAACGAGATcatcaaactccacacggacagcatccggggtcaggatcgaacctgggtctctggtgctgcgaggcagcagcactacccgctgcaccactgtgccaccattgccAGCTGTGCTGCTTCAATTCTGGATCATCCTGCCAACAGGAACAATTTGTCTTTGTCTACTCTGTCTTGAATCTTTAGCAAGTTAACAACTCCCCTGTTCTAAGGAGAACCAGTACCTCCCTCTGGCATCATGCCAGTAAATAGCATCTTCATCACCTCCAGGCCATGATCTACATGTGAGCAAACATTGCAGCTTGAAATGACCACAATATTCTGCCCAAGGCCTAATATAGTCATAGTGATGCAGGGTGGAAAAAAGgccctacaccgaccaacatgtcctagctacactagtcccacctgccggcatttggcccatatccttcgaaacctgtcctatccatatacctgtccaattgcttcttaagTATTGTGATTgttccagcctcaaccacctcctccagcagctcgttccatacacccaccaacctctgtagcgaaaagttacctctcagattcctattaaacctttctcccctttaccttaaacttatgtcctctggttctcgatgcccctaccctgggcaaggaACTGAGACATCATAGAGTTATAGCGCCTCACTAAACATGTTCTACTCGATATCTCTCTCCCGGGCTAATTCGGCTTCGCGAGTGGTTGCCGCTCTCACCCATCCTTGGCGGAGTTCCTGGGGTGGTCATATTCCTTGTCCTCCGCGGGCCTGCTGGTGTCCTCCACGTCGTACTCCCGCGCGTCGTTCACCTCCGCCACTCGGCCggtcaggaccttcagcaccaGCAGCAGGATGTACTGAAACAGAGCACAGGCCGCATCAAGTCATGCAGCGCGGGACAAGGGCCGCTGGGCTTCCTGATTACTGCGGCTCAGCCTCCCCGCTTCCACGaaggcagacacacacaaacaaacccggggcaactcagcgggtcagacagcatttctgggggtggcgtttcaggtcgagacccttgaagaacgtcacctattccttttctccggagatgctgcctgtcctgctgagttactccagctttctgtgtccatcttcagtataaaccagcatctgcagttccttcctgcacatctcactGGTTTCCTTCTGCATGAATACCCCATCCCCGAAggatggaccccccccccccaacacacatccAATGGATATTCTACGCATAGAGTCTCTAGTGGACGcacaggaatgtgggaggaaaccagagcacctgggggaaacccacgtagttgtagggtgaacatgcaaactccacacaatcagcatccgaggtcaggattgaatccggatctctggcactgcgaggcagcagctctaccagcagcgtCACCGTGCATGTCTATATATGCGTAATAAAGATGAATAATATAGCCTTAGTTATGACTCATATCCAtgaaggacggcacggtggcgcagcggtagaactactgtctcacagcggcagagacccgggttcgatcttgactacggatgcttgtctgtgcggagtttggacgttctctctgtgaccgcatgggttttctccaggatcttgggtttcctcccacaggtttgtaggttaattggcttggtgtaaatgtaaattgtccctagtgtgtgtaggatagtgttcgtatgATCACTGGTCTGAGCGGACTCGGCGGGTCGAaccgctgtatcgctaaactaaactaaaaacgaaaagTAAAATTAGTTATGACTCCATGTCCATGAAGGGATTATAGAGGCAAACACAACTCATGATAACTAGAATAGTCAAGTTATTGACAGGTTGAGATGGCCGGCGACAACAATAGGCTTCGACTACTGTAGCACAAAAAGGTGTTTAGCTACACATGGGAAACAGGGATACAAGTTGACAGGGTTAGAAGATGGAAGAGATAAGTGTAAACACAAGCTATAGCAAAAATCACCGGGGTCCATTTTAGAAACactgaaaataagtgcaggagtaggccattcggcccatcgagccagcaccgcattcaatatgatcatggctgatcatccagaatcagtaccctgttcctgctttctccccaaatgccttgattccattagccccaagagctaaatctaactcttttgaattcatccagtgaattggcctctactgccttctgtggcagagaattccatagattcacaacactctggctgaaaatgtttttcctcatctcagtcctaaatggccgaccccttattcgtaaactgtggcccctggttctggactcccccaacatggggaacatttttcctgcatcaagcctgtccaatcccttaagaatgttatatgtttctataagatatcctctcatccttctgtgaAGATAAGCCCAGTCGATGCATTCTTTCAttgtatgtcagtcccaccatactGGGAATTAACacggtgaacctgcgctgcactccctcaataccaagaatttTGCAACTGTAAGTTTGATATAAATTCTTGGATTGTAGTGTTGTTTATGAAAATCAACTCCTTCCCCACCCTTGCCTATCCCATCAGTCCTCTCCACCCCACTCACTACGCCCCTTCAAACCCTCAAGAATGAATCAGGCCCATCGCACCGTGGTGCCCAGCATTAGGGTAGCcatctgtcccgtattagccgggacatcccgtatattggtttgtcccgtacgggaccggcccttgccccgtatttgactgctactactcgggtcgaggggactgtcaggtcggagcgccgcgtctggccccgcctcacccggcccgacgtagtgcagcccatggagtgcagcagcagcagcgcctcgcccgtggccccgtcggtcggcagcccggccagctgtccgaccttcggaccttcgcttaccgccgacacccaccacccctccttctcacggccgatcatttGTTCATGaattggatggggcgccggactttgcgcgcgatgtcACGTGgcacgggccaaaactcctcagctggcccgccggctgggctttgtgtgcagtccagcacccggggccaactcatcattcacccagccacggccgagtcggtcaacgaattgccgtggggagaatttgtcccgtattttgaccttgtgTCCCTTCTTTGGAAGTGAGAACGTTGACGACTCTACCCAGCACagactggaagagagtggagaAAGAGACGGTGAAAGGTGCAGGCCAGAATTACTCACCAGAAACCAATATATATTCATCAGAGTGAGAGCAAGCAGCAGAATGTTGAAGAAAAAGTAAAAAGGGATATTGGGAACAGACTGGAGGCTGGAGTAACAGGTGGCGTACAGCACTTTGAGGGGGAACCAGTAAAGTCGAAACCAGAACCtatgagaaaaagagagagagttgCAGAGAAGGATTTGCAGCACAAATTCCTCGCCCTCTCTCTGACCTAACGTCCGTTTCTAATAACAATTAAACATTTAATGGTTTGCACTCTGACAGATATTAAGGTGTTAATCTGATCATAGCTTCAGACTGTTTAAAGTGCTCTGCCGTCAATGAAACATTGGTTAGTTTAGTGTTACatgagccagttcattggctatatttaagagggagttagatgtggcccttgtggctaaagggatcagggggtatggagagaaggcgggttcaggataccgagttggatgatcagccatgatcatattgaatggcggtgcaggcacgaagggccgaatggcctactcctgcacctattttctatgtttctatgtactgaggtgcagtgaagagCCTGCTTTCCAGTAATAAAAACAGGGGAAAAAAGACTCATTTTAAAAAGACCAGATGACATGTAGACTTAGTGTGGAGACAGGAACTGTCGATGATGATTAATAGACCgatgacacaacgtgctggagtaactcagcaggtcaggcagcatctctggagaacatggatgggcgacgtcTCAGGTCCGGAtgggtccatgttctccagagatgctgcctgacccgctgagttactccagcacttttttttttaacctattttttgtaaaccagcacctacagttcctcgTTTGTCCTTGTGAAAATGTGATGCGgggatcttgagtaaaacacacagCGCgtggataactcagtgggtcagcggcatttgtggagggagtggacaagCATTGCTTCCACTTGGGACACTCTCTAACAGCAGCCAGACTGGGATCCATTAACATGGGAGGAGCGGCCACTTACCAGCTCACAGCAAAGGAGCAGCATCCGATGTTGGAAACCACATCGTTCAGTCGGTGGTAGACCCCAGCTCTGTTCTTGAAGTAAACATTGAGTTTTGTGAATTCAAGCAAAATGTCATTGACATCGTGTAGGAAGAGAACCAGGATTCCAACGTTGTGATACCTGCAGGAAAACAGGGGCCAGATGGTCATTacagaaggtcataaggaataggagtagaattaggacattcggctcaacaagtctgctccgccattcaaccatgcctgatcaatctttcccatctaaccccattctcctgccctctccccataacccctgacacatgtgcTGATCAATtccagggacttaaattgttgaaattctttgcagcccagattctgttttactatttttattctagtttagtttagttttatccttttttctctttttttcttttttttctttttctttttatatatatactagaccaagtgcagacccgttgggtctgctcccccaatggtgtgattcccccaacccaatattccaccatgcacccgtctcctccaatggaactgaagccgttgccaaatgtaagtttccagcactcccctgcctccctcaattgcacctcccctgcctgctgcagcagtgaaaagttcagtgttcctgtcttgcaacattgtttcgaagtgtgttggaagctgataggaaggagcagccgtcaacgaatcaaaaggcaggaagggatccgtactgcaggcggacggatttgagttttatatattaatagatagatagattagttctcttttaaacatttaactatatttacatagagaccgggaggtcgaTATTCAATGTGTGTTTGGACACTGGACTCGTATTTAGGttatatgtgtttaagaaggaactgcagatgctggaaaatcgaaggtagacaaaagtgctggagaaactcagcgggtgcagcagcatctatggagcgaaggaaataggcaacgtttcgggacgaaacgttgcctatttccttcgctccatagatgctgctgcacccgctgagtttctccagcacttttgtctaccttaaggtTATTAATCCCTATGTTATTAATCCCTATGTATCAAAATCATTGTGATGTCTATCattcttttgttgttttgtttttgtttttgaaaaaaaaaacgaataaaaagattttaaaagaaagaacaaTGATCtaacatctctgccttaaaaaaatatccacggacttcgtctccacagccctctgtagcatCAGCCACAAGatgatgggacttgttggtcagtatgggcaagttgggccgaagggcctgtttccacactgtatgactatgaacatATCTGGCAACAGGGGCACTGGTCCCAATGCCAACATTGTTTTTCCTAACAGACCAGAGAGTCATACAGACTCGTAAAGGGTTGCAGCACAGTCTGAGGCTGGTCCATTGAATCTGCAACAATCATCATTTACACTTTTTagacttttagttttagtttcggttagagatacagcatggaaatatgtcccgtcggcccaccgcgtccaagccgaccatcgatcacccattcacactagttctatgttatcctgcctGCTTACACATTCCTTATACTcgaggggggcaatttacagaggacacttaagctacaaacctacacatctttgggatgcgggaggaaaccggagcacctggaggaaacccgtgagatcagggagaacatacaaactccacacaaacacagcacccaaggccagcatcaaacctgggtctctggcactgtgagacagcagccctaccagctgcGCTGCTGAGCCACCCTACATTaatccaatttttaaaaaaaaattctccccacattcacaACGGCTCCTGTAAAATCTCCCTCTCAGGTACGCACCAGGTCCCAACCTACAGCGGCCAATCGACCTACCACCTTGTGGGGAAGCTGGGAGACACGGACAAAATCcgcgcagccacagggagaatgttgaaACTCCACAcggccagcacccgaggtcagtattgaaccctggtctctcgtGTCGTGAGACCGAGTCTGTATTAGCTGCCCCATGGCGTTGAGTGCTGGTGCAGCTAATACAGCCGCCATTTGCTTGAAGATGAAGTTTTCCGGTTACATTCTGAGATCAGGAGCCCTATCATTCAGCGCATCCTTCATTTAAAACACCTCTCCaggatccagtttagtttagtttattattgtcacgggcaccaaggtacagtgaaaaacgttttggctacgtgctattcagtcaaagaaaagactatacatgattaccatcaagctgttcacagtgcacagtttaaggattaagggTAAAGGTATAAACGGTAAAAGAATTGAAGTAGAAATTACTGGGagaaaaatattaatatttagaATTGTTCatattcataaatgataggagcagacttaggccatttggcccatcacgtctcctccgctattcaatcatgcctgatctacctttccccctcaaccccattctcctgccttcgggaCATATCTCCTGGCACCCctcaccaatcaagaatctgtccatttaaaatatcaattgacttgtcctccacagcctactgtggcaatgatttTCCTCAACTGTGAACCTAGTCCAATCTCCTTgcgttggggatgatcagccatgatcgcattgaatgttggtgctggctcgaagggccgaatggcctactcctgcacctattgtcgattgtctcaaATATTGAAAACAGGGAATATGGTGGTTGCTCAGAGATGGCAAGAACTGACGCGAAATCTCCAGGGAAAGCCCAACCTTTGTTGGCGACCCCAACACAAAACGTCTGCACCCACCTGAAGGCATAGGAGAAGGCAATAAGGGCCAGGGTTATCACATGATGGACCAACATCACCACAGAGTCCTTTCTCCAGGCATCCATATAGATGGTGGCATAGATGGCATGCCCATAGAAGCTGCACTGGACCAGGTAAGCAATCGCCATGTCTTTCGGGACCTCATTTGTTGGTCTCCACTCTGTAAAATTAGCATGATGGTAACTCCTTTAGTTTATagttatagagtcttacagcatggaaaaagcccCTTcgtcccaacatgcccacaccgaccaacatgtcccatctacacaattcccacctgcctgcctttggcccatatccctccaaacctgtcctatccatatacctgtctaattgtttcttaaatgttgcaatagtcacagcctcaactacctccactggcagctcgttccatacacccaccaccgtttgtgtgaaaaggttgccattcagatacctattaaatcttttccccttcaccttaaacctatgtcctgtggttcttgattcccctaatctgggcgatagactctgtgcatctacccgaactattcctctcatgggtttgggagatacagcatggaaccagacccttcggcccaacaagtccacactgaccttcgatcacccgttcacactagttggaCATTAACCTACTTTCAATCCACTCCGTACGCAATAGGTGCAATTTTACAGCGGCTAATTCATCGACAAAGCCGTACGTCTTTGATAtgttggaaaccagagcaactggaagAAACCCTGTTtcccagggagagcatgcaaactccacagaaaatacacccaaggtcaggatcgaacctgggtctctataaCTGCATCAGCCACTGATGCCATCCTCCTTTAGTTCATGCCAGCACACTCTAGTTAAACTGCTctgttacattgaagatagacataaaatgctggggtaactcagcgggtcaggcagcatctctggagaaaaggaataggtgatggtttgggtcaagacccttcttcagaccgagtgt
This genomic window contains:
- the cers1 gene encoding ceramide synthase 1; the encoded protein is MEPGGRRQTVRMVEPMPSYSEVLVKSFTCMNNAIAECKDCGLELSKRTLLANASLSATEGLMFLLCAAGWTLLRKAASRYLFQPFAQWCDLQPRDAAKMPESMWKLIFYTASWSYTSYLLFFTDYPFFHDPPSVFYEWRPTNEVPKDMAIAYLVQCSFYGHAIYATIYMDAWRKDSVVMLVHHVITLALIAFSYAFRYHNVGILVLFLHDVNDILLEFTKLNVYFKNRAGVYHRLNDVVSNIGCCSFAVSWFWFRLYWFPLKVLYATCYSSLQSVPNIPFYFFFNILLLALTLMNIYWFLYILLLVLKVLTGRVAEVNDAREYDVEDTSRPAEDKEYDHPRNSAKDGWHQRNGIIKDKWL